From one Nocardioides yefusunii genomic stretch:
- a CDS encoding universal stress protein: protein MSKTIIAGVDGGAPAHEAAEAAARLAHAFGGKLHVVAVYDTAPDRNARESGFDPSLAAERIAADAAARLAASHPGLEVVPSAQPGPRAAETLVKLAGSLEADMIVVGNKRAKGLGRLLGSIASEVAAKAPCDVYIAHTHD, encoded by the coding sequence ATGAGCAAGACGATCATCGCCGGCGTCGACGGAGGCGCTCCGGCTCACGAAGCCGCCGAGGCCGCTGCTCGCCTCGCCCACGCATTCGGCGGCAAGCTGCACGTCGTCGCGGTCTACGACACCGCCCCCGACCGCAACGCCCGCGAGTCAGGCTTCGACCCGTCGCTGGCCGCCGAGCGGATCGCCGCCGACGCCGCCGCCCGCCTCGCTGCGAGCCACCCCGGCCTGGAGGTCGTCCCCTCGGCCCAGCCCGGCCCCCGTGCCGCCGAGACCTTGGTCAAGCTGGCCGGCAGCCTCGAGGCCGACATGATCGTCGTCGGCAACAAGCGCGCCAAGGGCCTGGGGCGCCTGCTCGGCTCGATCGCCTCAGAGGTCGCCGCCAAGGCCCCGTGCGACGTGTACATCGCGCACACCCACGACTGA
- a CDS encoding lytic transglycosylase domain-containing protein, protein MTNTEKYVPKHRAPGKHKAKRDPLASLRVVSSRPALAVTGLAVAVTGVSVAGGVLGGEPTPSTVAAADSGAGVNAQVAALAAESVADRAEKSVTRSDRRDAVDQTKAALLGDGAGVVTAHERKLSDQDPRDIARTLMGDFGFADSQFSCLDSLWTKESGWRWNADNPSSSAYGIPQALPGSKMASAGADWATNPATQISWGLGYIKSRYGSPCSAWGHSQAVNWY, encoded by the coding sequence GTGACCAACACCGAGAAGTACGTGCCCAAGCATCGGGCACCCGGCAAGCACAAGGCCAAGCGTGACCCGCTGGCGTCCCTGCGCGTCGTCTCGAGCCGTCCTGCCCTGGCAGTGACCGGCCTTGCTGTCGCCGTCACCGGCGTCAGCGTCGCGGGTGGTGTTCTCGGCGGCGAACCGACCCCCTCCACCGTGGCGGCCGCGGACAGCGGCGCGGGAGTCAACGCCCAGGTGGCCGCACTGGCCGCCGAGTCGGTCGCCGACCGTGCCGAGAAGAGCGTCACGCGCTCGGACCGCCGCGACGCCGTCGACCAGACCAAGGCCGCTCTCCTCGGCGACGGCGCCGGTGTCGTCACCGCGCACGAGCGCAAGCTCTCCGACCAGGACCCGCGCGACATCGCGCGCACCCTGATGGGCGACTTCGGCTTCGCCGACTCGCAGTTCTCCTGCCTGGACAGCCTCTGGACCAAGGAGTCGGGTTGGCGCTGGAACGCCGACAACCCCTCGTCCTCGGCCTACGGCATCCCGCAGGCGCTGCCCGGCTCCAAGATGGCCAGCGCCGGCGCCGACTGGGCGACCAACCCGGCCACCCAGATCAGCTGGGGCCTGGGATACATCAAGAGTCGTTACGGCAGCCCGTGCTCGGCCTGGGGCCACAGCCAGGCCGTCAACTGGTACTGA
- a CDS encoding lytic transglycosylase domain-containing protein, protein MRPDNANLNQPSLTTEQVVTPADTRQPARTQRRRAFAGIAALTAAMFLVSGVPGATAAQAPVATGAAISSTAISSSAAKTVVAAPATTSASSSTVVAAAAKTAAGSRVVKTATSKAKKAKKKSWAAKVRAVRAYKAKVKRLAKSNPRAAARTMMRMRGYSTAQQNCVIKLWNRESNWRWNAANPSSSAYGIPQALPGSKMRSHGRDWRTNPVTQIKWGLSYIKGRYGKPCNAWNHSQRRGWY, encoded by the coding sequence GTGCGCCCCGACAATGCGAACCTCAACCAGCCTTCTCTGACGACCGAGCAGGTCGTCACCCCCGCTGACACCCGTCAGCCCGCCCGGACCCAGCGTCGTCGGGCATTCGCGGGCATCGCGGCCCTCACCGCAGCGATGTTCCTGGTCTCCGGAGTCCCCGGAGCCACCGCGGCCCAGGCGCCCGTCGCGACCGGTGCGGCGATCTCCTCCACTGCGATCTCATCCAGTGCCGCGAAGACGGTCGTGGCCGCTCCCGCCACCACCAGCGCCTCCTCCAGCACCGTCGTTGCTGCTGCAGCGAAGACGGCCGCCGGTTCGAGGGTCGTGAAGACTGCGACCTCCAAGGCCAAGAAGGCCAAGAAGAAGTCCTGGGCTGCCAAGGTGCGCGCCGTGCGTGCCTACAAGGCCAAGGTCAAGCGTCTCGCCAAGAGCAACCCACGTGCGGCCGCCCGCACGATGATGCGGATGCGTGGCTACTCCACCGCCCAGCAGAACTGCGTCATCAAGCTCTGGAACAGGGAGTCGAACTGGCGCTGGAACGCGGCGAACCCGTCGTCGTCCGCCTACGGGATCCCGCAGGCACTGCCCGGCTCGAAGATGCGCAGCCACGGTCGTGACTGGCGCACCAACCCCGTCACCCAGATCAAGTGGGGCCTGAGCTACATCAAGGGTCGCTACGGCAAGCCCTGCAACGCCTGGAACCACTCCCAGCGTCGCGGCTGGTACTGA